The following coding sequences are from one Bos indicus x Bos taurus breed Angus x Brahman F1 hybrid chromosome 5, Bos_hybrid_MaternalHap_v2.0, whole genome shotgun sequence window:
- the LOC113893470 gene encoding LOW QUALITY PROTEIN: olfactory receptor 10C1-like (The sequence of the model RefSeq protein was modified relative to this genomic sequence to represent the inferred CDS: inserted 1 base in 1 codon) produces MSSSEPIMSGNQSLCTHFTFVAFSSLAELQPVLFFVFLTIYLFTMGGNLLIIGLIWGTPSLHTPMYFFLVNLSFLEMCYITSVVPQMLVHLLVETKIISVARCAAQMYVFSILGLTECCLLAAMAYDRFVAICHPLHYSLLMGPGVCLKLAAASWTTGVMVESAQTTWIFTLPFCGTGRIQHFFCDIMPVVELXVDTSHNEIVMFVLSMLFIMTPCLLILCSYVRILVTILRIPSATGRSKAFSTCSSHILVVSLFYGTALFTYLQPKAAHTPETDKATALMYTVVTPALNPVIYTLRNKEVKENRPKVKEGGSLNSKEDSK; encoded by the exons ATGTCTAGCTCTGAGCCTATAATGAGTGGAAACCAGTCCCTCTGCACCCACTTCACATTTGTAGCATTTTCCTCTCTAGCAGAGTTACAACCTGTGCTCTTCTTTGTGTTCTTAACCATATACTTGTTTACCATGGGAGGAAATCTTCTCATCATTGGCTTGATCTGGGGCACCCCTTCCTTGCACActcccatgtatttcttcctggttaaCCTCTCCTTTCTGGAGATGTGCTATATCACTAGTGTGGTGCCTCAGATGCTGGTGCACTTGCTTGTGGAGACCAAGATCATAAGCGTGGCACGCTGTGCAGCTCAGATGTATGTATTTAGCATCTTGGGACTGACAGAATGCTGCCTGCTAGCAGCCATGGCTTATGACCGCTTTGTAGCTATTTGCCACCCGCTGCATTACTCTCTCCTGATGGGCCCTGGTGTGTGTTTGAAATTGGCTGCAGCATCTTGGACCACTGGGGTCATGGTAGAATCAGCCCAGACCACATGGATCTTCACTCTGCCCTTCTGTGGAACAGGAAGGATCCAGCACTTTTTTTGTGACATCATGCCAGTAGTGGAAC GTGTTGATACCTCCCACAATGAAATTGTGATGTTTGTTCTCTCCATGCTCTTTATCATGACCCCCTGTCTCCTCATTCTGTGCTCCTATGTGCGCATTCTGGTGACCATCCTGAGAATCCCTTCAGCCACTGGCAGAAGCAAAGCTTTCTCCACTTGCTCATCTCATATCCTGGTTGTTTCTCTCTTCTATGGTACTGCCTTGTTCACTTACCTCCAACCAAAGGCAGCACACACTCCAGAAACAGACAAGGCAACTGCACTCATGTACACAGTGGTCACGCCTGCTCTGAATCCAGTTATCTACACCTTGAGGAACAAGGAAGTGAAggaa AATAGACCAAAGGTGAAGGAAGGAGGCTCTTTAAATTCTAAAGAAGACAGCAAATGA